One window of Pseudomonas sp. ML2-2023-3 genomic DNA carries:
- the gyrA gene encoding DNA gyrase subunit A, translated as MGELAKEILPVNIEDELKQSYLDYAMSVIVGRALPDARDGLKPVHRRVLFAMSELNNDWNKPYKKSARVVGDVIGKYHPHGDTAVYDTIVRMAQPFSLRYLLVDGQGNFGSVDGDNAAAMRYTEVRMTKLAHELLADLHKETVDWVPNYDGTEMIPAVMPTRIPNLLVNGSSGIAVGMATNIPPHNLGEVIDGCLALIDNPELSIDELMQFIPGPDFPTAAIINGRAGIIEAYRTGRGRIYMRARSMIEDIDKVGGRQQIVITELPYQLNKARLIEKIAELVKEKKLEGITELRDESDKDGMRVVIELRRGEVPEVILNNLYAQTQLQSVFGINIVALIDGRPRILNLKDLLEAFVRHRREVVTRRTVFELRKARERGHILEGQAVALSNIDPVIALIKASPTPSEAKEALISTPWESSAVVAMVERAGADSCRPDNLDPQYGLREGKYFLSPEQAQAILELRLHRLTGLEHEKLLAEYQEILNQIGELIRILNSAERLMEVIREELEVIRAEYGDVRRTEILDHRLDLTLGDMIPEEERVVTISHGGYAKTQPLAAYQAQRRGGKGKSATGVKDEDYIAHLLVANSHTTLLLFSSKGKVYWLKTYEIPEASRAARGRPLVNLLPLGEGEYITTMLPVEDYTEGHFIFMATANGTVKKTPLESFSRQRSVGLIALELDEGDVLISAAITDGEREVMLFSAGGKVTRFKESDVRAMGRTARGVRGMRLPEGQKLISMLIPEEGSQILTASARGYGKRTAISEFPEYKRGGQGVIAMVSNERNGRLVGAVQVQDGEEIMLISDQGTLVRTRVDEVSSLGRNTQGVTLIKLASDETLVGLERVQEPSEVEGEELEGEGEGGAEFDGEAIHDGVDDEQPLEAGADEEPQE; from the coding sequence ATGGGCGAACTGGCCAAAGAAATCCTCCCGGTCAATATCGAAGACGAGCTGAAACAGTCCTACCTCGACTACGCGATGAGCGTAATTGTCGGGCGGGCACTGCCTGATGCACGCGATGGCTTGAAGCCCGTGCACCGGCGTGTGCTGTTTGCGATGAGCGAACTGAACAACGACTGGAACAAGCCGTACAAGAAATCTGCCCGTGTGGTCGGTGACGTGATCGGTAAGTATCACCCGCATGGTGATACCGCCGTTTACGACACCATCGTTCGAATGGCTCAGCCATTCTCCCTGCGCTACCTGCTGGTAGACGGTCAGGGCAACTTCGGTTCGGTCGACGGCGATAATGCCGCGGCGATGCGATACACCGAAGTGCGCATGACCAAGTTGGCCCACGAGCTGCTGGCCGACTTGCACAAAGAGACCGTGGATTGGGTGCCGAACTACGACGGCACGGAAATGATCCCGGCTGTCATGCCGACACGAATTCCCAACTTGTTGGTCAACGGTTCCAGCGGTATCGCTGTGGGCATGGCCACCAATATCCCGCCGCACAACCTGGGCGAAGTCATCGACGGTTGCCTGGCGCTGATCGATAACCCGGAGCTGAGCATCGATGAACTGATGCAGTTCATCCCTGGCCCGGACTTCCCGACGGCTGCGATCATCAACGGTCGCGCCGGCATCATCGAAGCCTACCGCACCGGTCGTGGTCGCATTTACATGCGCGCCCGCTCGATGATCGAAGATATCGACAAGGTCGGTGGTCGCCAGCAGATCGTGATCACTGAGCTTCCTTACCAGCTGAACAAGGCGCGTTTGATCGAGAAGATCGCCGAGCTGGTTAAAGAGAAGAAGCTCGAAGGCATCACCGAGCTTCGCGACGAGTCAGATAAAGACGGTATGCGCGTCGTGATCGAGCTGCGCCGCGGTGAAGTGCCGGAGGTTATCCTGAATAACCTTTACGCCCAGACCCAGCTGCAAAGTGTTTTCGGTATCAACATCGTTGCGCTGATCGACGGCCGTCCACGCATCCTTAACCTTAAGGATCTGCTGGAAGCCTTCGTCCGTCACCGTCGTGAAGTGGTTACCCGCCGTACTGTTTTCGAACTGCGCAAAGCCCGTGAACGTGGTCACATCCTTGAAGGCCAGGCGGTTGCCCTGTCCAACATCGACCCGGTCATCGCGTTGATCAAGGCTTCGCCAACCCCGTCTGAAGCCAAGGAAGCGCTCATCAGCACGCCTTGGGAGTCGAGTGCGGTGGTGGCGATGGTTGAACGTGCCGGTGCCGATTCGTGCCGTCCCGACAACCTCGACCCGCAATACGGTCTGCGCGAAGGCAAGTACTTCCTGTCGCCAGAGCAGGCTCAGGCCATTCTTGAGTTGCGCTTGCACCGTCTGACCGGCCTTGAGCACGAGAAGCTGCTGGCCGAGTACCAGGAGATCCTCAACCAGATTGGTGAGCTGATCCGCATCCTGAACAGCGCCGAGCGCTTGATGGAAGTGATTCGTGAGGAACTGGAAGTCATTCGTGCTGAATACGGTGACGTGCGCCGTACTGAAATCCTGGATCACCGTCTTGACCTGACACTGGGCGACATGATTCCGGAAGAAGAGCGTGTTGTAACCATTTCCCATGGTGGCTATGCCAAGACTCAGCCGTTGGCTGCGTACCAGGCCCAGCGTCGTGGCGGTAAAGGTAAATCGGCTACTGGCGTTAAGGATGAGGACTACATCGCTCACCTGCTGGTTGCCAACAGTCACACCACGCTGCTGCTGTTCTCCAGCAAAGGCAAGGTGTACTGGCTCAAGACTTATGAGATTCCCGAAGCATCCCGCGCTGCCCGTGGTCGTCCGCTGGTCAACCTGCTGCCGCTGGGTGAGGGTGAATACATCACCACCATGTTGCCGGTCGAGGACTACACCGAAGGTCACTTCATCTTCATGGCAACCGCTAACGGTACCGTGAAGAAGACCCCGCTGGAATCCTTCAGCCGTCAGCGCAGCGTAGGCTTGATCGCGCTGGAGCTGGACGAAGGCGACGTGCTGATCAGCGCCGCGATCACCGATGGCGAGCGCGAAGTCATGCTGTTCTCCGCTGGTGGCAAGGTCACTCGCTTCAAAGAGTCCGATGTCCGTGCAATGGGTCGTACAGCCCGCGGCGTACGCGGCATGCGTCTGCCAGAAGGTCAGAAGCTGATTTCGATGCTGATCCCTGAAGAAGGCAGTCAGATCCTCACCGCTTCGGCGCGTGGTTATGGCAAGCGCACGGCAATCAGCGAGTTCCCTGAGTACAAGCGTGGCGGTCAGGGCGTTATTGCCATGGTCAGCAACGAGCGTAATGGCCGTCTGGTCGGTGCGGTTCAGGTGCAGGACGGTGAAGAAATCATGTTGATTTCGGATCAGGGCACCCTGGTGCGCACGCGGGTCGATGAAGTATCGAGCCTGGGTCGTAACACCCAGGGCGTCACCTTGATCAAGCTGGCCAGCGACGAAACGCTGGTAGGGCTTGAGCGGGTTCAGGAGCCTTCGGAAGTTGAAGGTGAAGAGCTTGAAGGTGAGGGTGAAGGCGGTGCAGAGTTCGACGGTGAGGCCATCCATGATGGCGTTGACGACGAGCAGCCGCTAGAGGCTGGCGCTGACGAAGAACCGCAAGAATAA
- a CDS encoding TRZ/ATZ family hydrolase yields MPTPTLPLDLLLLPTWLVPVEPAGVVLKEHGVGIRDGRIVFIGPRQQALKLTAIETRELPDMLLSPGLINAHGHAAMTLFRGMADDLPLMTWLEQHIWPAEAKWVDEDFVRDGTNLAIAEQLKGGITCFSDMYFFPKVASECVHKSGIRAQIAIPILDFPIPGASNTDEALRQAVELFADLKFHPRIKIAFGPHAPYTVGDENLEKIRVIADELDVAIHMHVHETAFEVHQAVEQHAERPVARLARLGLLGPRFQAVHMTQISDDDLAMLVESNSSVIHCPESNLKLASGFCPVERLWQAGVNVAIGTDGAASNNDLDLLGETRTAALLAKAVAGSATALDAHRALRMATLNGARALGIENDTGSIEVGKAADMVAFDLSGLAQQPVYDPVSQLIYATGRECVKHLWVAGKQLLDDRRLTRLDEQQLSATARSWGERISGHTH; encoded by the coding sequence ATGCCGACTCCGACCCTGCCCCTGGACTTATTGCTGCTACCCACCTGGCTGGTGCCTGTAGAGCCGGCCGGTGTCGTACTCAAGGAGCATGGCGTAGGCATTCGGGACGGACGCATTGTTTTCATAGGTCCGCGCCAGCAGGCCCTTAAGCTCACGGCCATCGAAACCCGCGAGCTGCCTGACATGCTGCTCAGCCCCGGGCTGATCAATGCCCACGGCCACGCCGCGATGACACTGTTCCGCGGCATGGCGGATGACCTGCCACTGATGACCTGGCTGGAACAGCATATCTGGCCCGCAGAGGCCAAATGGGTTGATGAAGACTTCGTGCGCGACGGCACCAACCTTGCGATCGCCGAGCAACTCAAAGGCGGTATCACCTGTTTCAGCGACATGTACTTTTTCCCGAAAGTTGCCAGTGAGTGCGTACACAAGAGCGGGATTCGCGCGCAAATCGCCATTCCGATTCTCGACTTCCCGATCCCCGGCGCCAGCAACACAGACGAGGCCCTGCGCCAGGCCGTCGAGCTGTTCGCCGACCTGAAGTTCCACCCGCGGATCAAAATTGCTTTTGGCCCCCACGCGCCCTACACCGTCGGCGACGAAAACCTGGAAAAAATCCGGGTCATCGCCGATGAACTGGACGTAGCGATTCACATGCACGTACACGAAACCGCCTTTGAAGTGCATCAGGCCGTCGAGCAGCATGCCGAGCGCCCCGTCGCCCGCCTCGCACGCCTGGGCTTGCTGGGCCCGCGCTTCCAGGCCGTACACATGACCCAGATCAGCGATGACGACCTGGCAATGCTGGTAGAAAGCAACTCCAGCGTGATTCATTGCCCGGAGTCCAACCTGAAACTGGCCAGCGGCTTCTGCCCGGTGGAGCGCTTGTGGCAAGCAGGTGTCAATGTGGCGATCGGCACCGACGGTGCCGCCAGCAACAATGACCTCGACCTGCTCGGCGAAACCCGCACTGCAGCCCTGCTGGCCAAAGCCGTCGCAGGCTCGGCCACCGCACTTGACGCGCACCGCGCACTGCGCATGGCGACACTCAACGGCGCACGCGCCCTGGGCATTGAAAACGACACTGGCTCCATAGAAGTCGGAAAAGCCGCTGACATGGTTGCATTTGACCTCAGCGGACTGGCCCAACAACCGGTCTACGACCCCGTCTCACAGCTGATCTACGCCACAGGCCGAGAGTGTGTGAAACATCTGTGGGTTGCAGGCAAACAACTACTGGACGACCGGCGCCTGACCCGACTGGACGAGCAACAGCTCAGCGCAACAGCCAGGTCCTGGGGTGAGCGCATAAGCGGCCATACTCATTGA
- the serC gene encoding 3-phosphoserine/phosphohydroxythreonine transaminase codes for MSKRAYNFCAGPAALPEAVLLRAQSELLDWHGKGLSVMEMSHRSDEFVSIATKAEQDLRDLLSIPSNYKVLFLQGGASQQFAQIPLNLLPENGRADYIDTGIWSQKAIEEGSRFGHINVAASAKPYDYFAIPGQNEWNLSKDAAYVHYAPNETIGGLEFDWIPETGDVPLVADMSSDILSRPVDVSRFGMIYAGAQKNIGPSGIVVNIVREDLLGRARSICPTMLDYKVAADNGSMYNTPPTLAWYLSGLVFEWLKEQGGVEAIGKLNEVKKRTLYDFIDASGLYSNPINISDRSWMNVPFRLADDRLDKPFLAGAEARGLLNLKGHRSVGGMRASIYNAVDINAVNALVAYMAEFEKEHG; via the coding sequence GTGAGCAAACGAGCCTATAACTTCTGCGCAGGTCCTGCTGCGCTACCTGAAGCTGTCCTGTTGCGTGCCCAGTCCGAGTTGCTCGACTGGCATGGCAAGGGCCTCTCGGTCATGGAGATGAGCCATCGCAGCGATGAGTTCGTATCCATTGCGACCAAGGCTGAGCAGGATTTGCGTGACCTGCTGTCTATTCCCTCGAACTACAAAGTCCTGTTTCTGCAAGGCGGCGCAAGCCAGCAATTTGCACAGATCCCGTTGAATCTGCTGCCTGAAAATGGCAGGGCGGATTACATTGATACCGGTATCTGGTCTCAAAAGGCCATTGAAGAAGGTTCGCGCTTCGGTCACATCAATGTGGCAGCCAGCGCCAAGCCTTACGATTACTTTGCGATTCCAGGCCAGAACGAGTGGAACCTGTCGAAAGACGCGGCCTACGTTCACTACGCGCCAAACGAAACCATTGGCGGCCTGGAGTTCGACTGGATTCCGGAAACTGGCGATGTGCCTCTGGTCGCAGACATGTCCTCGGACATTCTGTCGCGTCCGGTTGATGTTTCCCGTTTCGGCATGATCTACGCAGGCGCCCAGAAAAACATCGGTCCGAGCGGAATTGTGGTCAACATCGTTCGTGAGGACCTGCTGGGTCGTGCGCGCTCGATCTGCCCGACCATGCTTGATTACAAGGTCGCTGCTGACAACGGCTCGATGTACAACACGCCGCCGACGCTGGCCTGGTACTTGTCCGGCCTGGTGTTCGAGTGGCTGAAAGAGCAGGGTGGTGTCGAGGCTATCGGCAAGCTCAATGAAGTGAAAAAACGTACTTTGTACGATTTCATCGATGCCAGCGGCCTGTACAGCAACCCGATCAATATTTCTGACCGCTCCTGGATGAACGTACCGTTCCGCCTGGCTGACGACCGCCTCGACAAGCCTTTTCTGGCGGGTGCCGAAGCGCGCGGGCTGCTGAACCTCAAAGGGCATCGCTCGGTAGGTGGCATGCGTGCTTCGATCTATAACGCTGTGGACATCAATGCAGTTAACGCATTGGTGGCTTACATGGCAGAGTTCGAAAAGGAACACGGCTAA
- the mupP gene encoding N-acetylmuramic acid 6-phosphate phosphatase MupP, whose translation MRLRAVLFDMDGTLLDTAPDFIAICQAMRADRDLPPIADKLIRDEISGGARAMVAATFGMDPQAPGFEDLRLEFLERYQRDCAVHTKLFDGMEELLADIEKAHLVWGVVTNKPVRFAQPIMERLGLAQRSALLICPDHVTHSKPDPEPLILACKMLDLDPASVLFVGDDLRDIESGRDAGTKTAAVRFGYIHPDDNPDHWGADVVVDHPGELRKVLDNAMCSC comes from the coding sequence ATGCGTTTAAGAGCAGTTCTTTTTGACATGGACGGCACCCTGCTCGACACCGCGCCGGACTTTATCGCGATCTGTCAGGCCATGCGGGCTGATCGCGATCTGCCCCCTATCGCAGACAAGCTGATACGCGACGAAATTTCCGGGGGCGCGCGCGCCATGGTGGCGGCCACCTTCGGCATGGACCCGCAGGCGCCAGGCTTCGAAGACTTGCGCCTGGAGTTCCTTGAGCGCTACCAGCGCGATTGCGCGGTGCATACCAAGCTGTTTGATGGCATGGAAGAGTTGCTGGCCGATATCGAAAAAGCGCACCTGGTGTGGGGCGTCGTCACCAACAAGCCCGTACGTTTTGCGCAGCCGATCATGGAACGACTGGGCCTGGCACAACGGTCGGCCCTGCTGATCTGCCCGGATCATGTCACCCACAGCAAGCCCGATCCCGAGCCGCTTATCCTGGCCTGCAAAATGCTCGACCTCGACCCGGCCAGCGTGCTGTTTGTGGGTGACGACCTGCGCGACATCGAGTCCGGACGGGACGCCGGAACCAAAACTGCCGCCGTGCGCTTTGGTTATATCCACCCTGACGACAATCCCGATCACTGGGGTGCCGACGTGGTGGTCGACCACCCGGGCGAGTTGCGCAAAGTGCTGGATAACGCGATGTGCAGCTGCTGA
- the ubiG gene encoding bifunctional 2-polyprenyl-6-hydroxyphenol methylase/3-demethylubiquinol 3-O-methyltransferase UbiG, which translates to MSNVDHAEIAKFEALAHRWWDRESEFKPLHDINPLRVNWIDERVQLAGKKVLDVGCGGGILSESMAQRGATVMGIDMGEAPLAVAQLHQLESGVSVEYRQITAEDLAIEMPEQFDVVTCLEMLEHVPDPASVIRACYRMVKPGGQVFFSTINRNPKSYLFAIIGAEYIMKLIPRGTHDFKKFIRPSELGAWSRQAGLSVKDIIGLTYNPLTKHYKLAADVDVNYMIQTLREE; encoded by the coding sequence ATGAGCAACGTTGACCACGCCGAGATCGCAAAATTCGAAGCGCTAGCCCATCGCTGGTGGGACCGTGAAAGCGAGTTCAAGCCGCTGCACGACATCAACCCGCTGCGCGTCAACTGGATTGACGAGCGCGTGCAACTGGCCGGCAAAAAAGTCCTCGACGTCGGTTGCGGCGGCGGCATTCTCAGCGAGTCCATGGCTCAGCGCGGTGCAACCGTGATGGGTATCGACATGGGCGAGGCCCCACTGGCTGTTGCGCAACTGCATCAGCTTGAGTCCGGCGTGAGTGTTGAATACCGCCAGATCACCGCCGAAGACCTGGCCATCGAAATGCCCGAGCAGTTCGATGTGGTCACTTGCCTTGAAATGCTGGAGCACGTACCTGACCCGGCCTCCGTGATTCGCGCCTGCTACCGCATGGTCAAACCCGGCGGCCAGGTGTTTTTCTCGACCATCAACCGCAATCCGAAGTCCTATCTGTTCGCGATCATCGGCGCTGAATACATCATGAAGCTGATCCCCCGCGGGACCCACGACTTCAAGAAGTTCATCCGCCCCTCCGAACTGGGTGCCTGGAGCCGCCAGGCCGGACTGAGCGTCAAGGACATCATCGGCCTGACCTACAACCCGCTGACCAAACACTACAAGCTGGCGGCCGACGTTGACGTCAACTACATGATCCAGACCCTTCGCGAGGAGTAA
- the mtnA gene encoding S-methyl-5-thioribose-1-phosphate isomerase: protein MRDRLLAAEKVKAIDWRDDALYLLDQRSLPLEENWLAYTCVEGVAQAIRDMVVRGAPVIGIAAAYGVVLAARARKAEGGDWLLALEEDFTLLAGSRPTAGNLFWALNRMRDRLARAKTRKDVLQVLEAEAVAIHESDRDANLTMAQLGVDVIRRHQGNAQAVLTHCNTGALATGGFGTALGVIRAAWLEGMIEQVYVDETRPWLQGSRLTAWELANEGIPVVLNVDAAAAHIMKTKGLTWVIVGADRIAANGDVANKIGTYQLAVNAMHHGVRFMVVAPSSTIDMELATGDDIPIEERDGSEVLEVGGQRVGADVQAFNPVFDVTPADLIDVLVTEKGVVERPDAAKLAQLMCRKRLH from the coding sequence ATGCGCGATCGACTGTTGGCTGCGGAAAAGGTTAAGGCCATCGATTGGCGGGACGACGCCCTGTATCTGCTGGATCAACGCAGCTTGCCCCTTGAAGAGAACTGGCTGGCCTACACCTGTGTCGAGGGTGTTGCTCAAGCCATTCGCGATATGGTCGTGCGTGGTGCCCCGGTGATTGGTATTGCGGCGGCCTATGGTGTAGTGCTGGCTGCCCGGGCGCGCAAGGCTGAGGGTGGGGACTGGTTGCTGGCGCTGGAGGAAGATTTCACCCTGCTGGCAGGCTCGCGTCCTACGGCGGGCAATCTGTTTTGGGCATTGAATCGCATGCGTGACAGATTGGCCCGCGCCAAAACCCGTAAAGATGTCTTGCAGGTGCTTGAAGCCGAAGCTGTCGCCATTCATGAAAGTGACCGTGATGCCAACCTGACGATGGCGCAGTTGGGAGTCGATGTGATCCGCCGCCACCAGGGCAATGCGCAGGCCGTACTGACCCACTGCAATACCGGTGCGTTGGCCACGGGCGGCTTTGGTACGGCGCTGGGGGTGATCCGGGCTGCCTGGCTGGAGGGCATGATCGAGCAGGTGTACGTCGATGAGACCCGGCCCTGGCTGCAGGGCTCGCGCCTCACGGCGTGGGAACTGGCCAATGAAGGCATCCCGGTGGTGCTCAATGTGGATGCCGCCGCGGCACACATCATGAAAACCAAGGGTTTGACCTGGGTAATCGTGGGGGCTGACCGGATCGCGGCCAATGGTGATGTGGCGAACAAGATCGGCACTTACCAACTGGCGGTCAATGCCATGCACCATGGTGTGCGCTTTATGGTCGTGGCCCCCAGCTCGACGATCGACATGGAACTGGCCACGGGTGATGACATTCCTATTGAGGAGCGTGACGGTAGCGAAGTGCTGGAGGTGGGTGGCCAGCGGGTCGGTGCCGATGTGCAGGCGTTCAATCCGGTCTTTGACGTGACGCCTGCCGACCTGATTGATGTGCTCGTGACCGAGAAGGGCGTGGTTGAGCGTCCGGATGCCGCCAAGTTGGCCCAGTTGATGTGTCGCAAGCGATTGCACTGA
- a CDS encoding ABC transporter ATP-binding protein, producing the protein MTDHLTWAEIRRLALRHKKALWIANGVAVLATLCSVPIPLLLPLLVDEVLLGNGDAALKVMNHWLPTAWQSAAGYIGLMLAITLMLRCGALLFNVLQARLFSRLAKDIVFRIRLRLIERLKRISLAEYENLGSGTVTAHLVTDLETLDKFVGETLSRFLVAILTLVGTSAILLWMHWQLALLILLFNPLVIYATMQLGKRVKHLKKLENDSTARFTQALTETLDAIQEVRAGNRQGFFLGRLGMRAREVRDFAVASQWKSDASNRASGLLFQFGIDIFRAAAMLTVLFSDLSIGQMLAVFSYLWFMIGPVEQLLNLQYAFYAADGAVTRINQLLARSDEPQYPAGVNPFLGRQTVGIEVRDLSFSYGDEKVLDHLNLTIAPGEKVAIVGTSGGGKSTLVQLLLGLYTPQSGSIYFAGASQPEIGLQTIREHVAVVLQHPSLFNDTVRANLTMGRERTDEACWHALEIAQLDGTIRTLPQGLDSIVGRSGVRLSGGQRQRLAIARMVLAEPKVVILDEATSALDAATEYNLHHALGKFLSGRTTLIIAHRLSAVKQADRVLVFDGGCIAEEGGHQQLIAEGGLYAKLYGHLQQT; encoded by the coding sequence AGCGCTGAAAGTCATGAACCACTGGCTACCGACAGCCTGGCAAAGTGCAGCGGGCTACATTGGCCTCATGCTGGCCATTACTTTGATGCTGCGCTGTGGGGCATTGCTGTTTAACGTCCTGCAGGCCCGTCTGTTTTCGCGCCTGGCCAAGGACATCGTGTTTCGCATTCGCTTGCGCCTGATTGAGCGCTTGAAGCGAATATCCCTGGCTGAGTATGAAAACCTGGGCAGTGGCACGGTGACCGCCCATCTGGTCACCGATCTCGAAACTCTCGACAAGTTTGTCGGCGAAACCTTGAGCCGGTTTTTGGTGGCCATACTCACGCTGGTGGGAACTTCGGCGATTTTGCTATGGATGCACTGGCAACTGGCTCTGCTGATCTTGCTGTTCAACCCGCTGGTGATCTACGCCACGATGCAACTGGGCAAGCGGGTCAAGCACCTGAAAAAACTCGAAAACGACAGTACGGCGCGTTTCACTCAAGCATTGACCGAGACACTGGACGCGATTCAAGAGGTCCGTGCGGGTAACCGTCAGGGCTTTTTCCTCGGTCGTCTGGGGATGCGTGCGCGGGAAGTCCGGGACTTTGCCGTGGCTTCGCAATGGAAGAGCGATGCTTCAAATCGTGCCAGCGGGTTGTTGTTCCAGTTTGGCATCGATATTTTTCGCGCCGCTGCGATGCTCACGGTACTGTTTTCGGATTTGTCCATTGGCCAGATGCTCGCCGTGTTCAGCTACCTGTGGTTCATGATCGGGCCCGTCGAGCAGTTGCTTAACTTGCAATATGCGTTCTACGCCGCCGACGGTGCCGTGACGCGAATCAACCAGTTACTGGCACGCAGCGACGAGCCGCAATACCCAGCAGGTGTTAATCCGTTTCTGGGCCGCCAGACTGTGGGTATCGAGGTGCGCGACCTGAGCTTCAGCTATGGCGATGAAAAAGTGCTGGATCATCTGAACCTGACCATTGCTCCGGGCGAAAAGGTGGCCATCGTGGGCACCAGTGGCGGGGGAAAAAGCACGTTGGTGCAACTGTTGCTCGGGCTGTATACGCCGCAGTCGGGGAGCATCTACTTTGCAGGTGCGAGCCAGCCAGAAATCGGTCTGCAGACCATTCGCGAGCATGTCGCGGTGGTGCTGCAACATCCCTCGTTGTTCAACGATACCGTGCGCGCCAATCTCACAATGGGCCGTGAGCGAACGGATGAGGCGTGCTGGCATGCCCTGGAAATCGCCCAGCTCGACGGCACCATTCGCACGCTCCCCCAAGGGTTGGACAGTATTGTCGGGCGTTCAGGCGTGCGATTGTCGGGTGGTCAGCGCCAGCGTCTGGCCATTGCACGGATGGTGCTGGCCGAACCCAAGGTCGTGATCCTGGATGAGGCGACCAGCGCCCTGGATGCGGCCACCGAATACAACTTGCATCACGCTTTGGGAAAATTCTTGAGCGGGCGTACCACTTTAATCATCGCTCATCGTTTGTCTGCGGTGAAACAGGCAGACAGAGTGCTGGTGTTTGATGGTGGGTGCATTGCTGAAGAAGGCGGTCACCAGCAATTGATTGCAGAGGGAGGGCTTTACGCCAAGCTCTACGGGCATCTTCAACAAACTTGA
- a CDS encoding YciK family oxidoreductase has product MFDYSARPNLLQDRVILVTGAGRGIGAAAAKTYAAHGATVLLLGKTEANLSQVYDEIEAAGHPVPVVIPFNLETAQPHQYDELAAMIENEFGHLDGLLHNASIIGPRTPLEQLSGENFMRVMHINVNAMFMLTSTLLPLLKLSQDASVIFTSSSVGRKGRAYWGAYGVSKFATEGLMQTLADEVESVAPVRSNSINPGATRTSMRALAYPGENPENNPEPHAIMPVYLYLMGPDSTGINGQAFDAQ; this is encoded by the coding sequence ATGTTTGATTATTCCGCCCGCCCCAACCTGCTTCAGGACCGGGTCATTCTGGTCACCGGTGCTGGACGTGGCATCGGTGCTGCGGCTGCCAAGACCTATGCCGCTCACGGCGCAACCGTCCTGCTGCTGGGCAAGACCGAGGCCAACCTGAGCCAGGTTTACGACGAAATCGAAGCCGCGGGTCATCCTGTACCGGTCGTCATCCCGTTCAATCTCGAAACCGCCCAGCCCCATCAATACGATGAGCTGGCCGCCATGATCGAAAACGAGTTCGGCCATCTTGACGGGCTGCTGCACAACGCTTCGATCATTGGCCCGCGCACGCCGCTGGAGCAGTTGTCCGGTGAGAACTTCATGCGCGTGATGCACATCAACGTCAACGCCATGTTCATGCTCACCAGCACCCTGCTGCCACTGCTCAAGCTTTCCCAGGACGCCTCGGTGATCTTCACCTCCAGCAGCGTGGGCCGCAAAGGCCGTGCTTACTGGGGCGCTTATGGTGTATCGAAGTTCGCTACCGAAGGCTTGATGCAAACCCTGGCCGACGAAGTCGAGAGCGTCGCCCCGGTGCGCTCCAACAGCATCAACCCTGGCGCGACCCGCACCAGCATGCGCGCGCTGGCATATCCGGGCGAAAACCCTGAAAACAATCCTGAACCGCACGCGATCATGCCAGTTTATCTCTACCTGATGGGCCCGGACAGTACCGGAATCAACGGTCAGGCTTTCGACGCGCAGTAA
- a CDS encoding TenA family transcriptional regulator yields the protein MITVFNRTGPLMEEASYPQWAQQLIRDCSESKRRAVGHEIYKRMRDNTLSPRAMRTYLIGGWPVVEQFSLYMGRNLGKTRYGRHPGEDMARRWLIRNIRVELNHADYWVYWARAHGVSLEELNAQDLPAEFQALNDWCWHTCATDSLAVAMAATNYAIEGAVGEWAAVVCSKNIYEESFPLEGRKRAMKWLKMHAQYDDEHPWEALEIICTLAGMNPGQELIDDLRKAICKSYDYMYLFLQSCLQLDNAVAVRGRRELVES from the coding sequence GTGATTACTGTATTTAACCGGACAGGGCCTCTCATGGAAGAGGCCAGTTATCCGCAGTGGGCGCAGCAGTTGATTCGCGACTGCAGCGAGAGCAAGCGCCGGGCTGTCGGGCACGAAATATACAAGCGCATGCGTGATAACACCCTGAGTCCACGGGCCATGCGAACGTACCTGATTGGCGGCTGGCCGGTCGTCGAGCAGTTCTCGTTGTATATGGGACGTAACCTTGGGAAAACCCGTTATGGGCGTCATCCCGGTGAGGACATGGCGCGTCGCTGGCTGATCCGCAATATTCGGGTCGAGCTCAACCATGCCGATTACTGGGTGTACTGGGCTCGGGCGCATGGCGTGAGCCTTGAAGAGCTGAACGCGCAGGACCTTCCCGCTGAATTCCAGGCCCTCAACGATTGGTGCTGGCATACCTGTGCAACGGATTCACTGGCCGTGGCCATGGCAGCGACCAATTACGCCATTGAAGGTGCGGTGGGTGAGTGGGCGGCCGTCGTGTGTTCAAAGAATATCTACGAAGAGTCGTTTCCGCTCGAGGGGCGTAAACGCGCGATGAAATGGCTGAAGATGCATGCCCAGTATGATGATGAGCATCCTTGGGAAGCGCTTGAAATCATATGTACGCTGGCAGGCATGAACCCTGGTCAGGAGTTGATTGACGATCTGCGCAAGGCGATTTGCAAGAGTTACGACTACATGTACCTGTTTTTGCAAAGTTGCTTGCAGCTCGACAATGCGGTTGCTGTGCGTGGACGTCGTGAGTTGGTTGAGAGCTGA